A portion of the Euwallacea similis isolate ESF13 chromosome 8, ESF131.1, whole genome shotgun sequence genome contains these proteins:
- the LOC136410523 gene encoding uncharacterized protein, giving the protein MSEGERVMASSGKELRCLQINVDRGRLAMDFMLQVVRERDVNVVLGPEPCKVDGGFIRDRSDDAFIWLAPGVGARSIHRDRGFVAAELDGITLVATYFSPNKSTAEFKAWLGRLEGYVRRRDSRRVLLAGDLNAKSGRFGSAMTNAYGRVLEE; this is encoded by the coding sequence ATGAGTGAGGGTGAAAGGGTCATGGCGTCGTCGGGCAAGGAACTGCGGTGCCTACAGATCAATGTGGACAGGGGCCGTCTCGCGATGGATTTCATGCTCCAGGTAGTCAGGGAGAGGGATGTTAACGTGGTACTAGGGCCAGAACCCTGTAAAGTGGACGGGGGCTTCATACGGGACAGGAGCGACGACGCATTCATCTGGTTAGCGCCGGGTGTGGGAGCGCGATCGATCCACCGGGATCGGGGGTTCGTTGCGGCGGAGCTGGACGGCATCACTCTCGTCGCTACGTACTTCTCCCCGAACAAGAGCACCGCCGAATTCAAGGCATGGCTTGGTCGGCTGGAGGGGTACGTCAGGAGGCGGGACAGCAGAAGGGTTCTCTTAGCGGGAGACCTGAACGCGAAAAGTGGGCGGTTCGGCTCCGCGATGACGAATGCCTACGGCCGGGTCTTGGAGGAGTAG
- the LOC136410522 gene encoding uncharacterized protein, with translation MAGVFVSRWVREWKVEAGMESGSCHRYISYRLARGGGASGGSGNGGVGKAGWIVNQKGMERMSRYVKVQEGLSVTETPDEIVREISGVCDDCFRKRNEGNRRGKKATYWWNEEIAERRSECIRTRRRWTRERPRESGVERGKGIQGSA, from the coding sequence ATGGCGGGTGTGTTTGTGTCAAGATGGGTGAGAGAATGGAAAGTGGAGGCGGGAATGGAGAGTGGGAGCTGTCACAGGTACATTTCCTACCGGCTAGCACGGGGAGGAGGTGCATCTGGTGGCAGTGGGAACGGAGGTGTGGGGAAAGCAGGATGGATAGTGAATCAGAAAGGAATGGAGAGAATGAGCCGGTACGTGAAGGTGCAGGAGGGTCTGAGCGTTACCGAAACTCCCGATGAAATAGTTCGGGAAATAAGCGGTGTCTGCGACGATTGTTTTAGGAAGCGGAACGAGGGGAACAGGCGAGGAAAGAAAGCGACGTACTGGTGGAACGAGGAGATTGCGGAGAGAAGGAGCGAATGCATTAGGACGAGAAGGCGTTGGACAAGGGAGCGACCGAGGGAAAGTGGAGTCGAGCGCGGAAAGGGAATACAAGGAAGCGCGTAA